The genomic DNA TGGATAAGCCCCGTCAATTCACCCTCCAGTCTGGATACGTCTATCGACTCGGATTGAGGTTCTGCCATCACTACATCGGTATCGATGCGATTCGTCATTGCGTTCATTCACCGCCATCCCGTGTCGGGCACAGTCTTGAAGTAGCTCTTGTCCGATCATCCACAGCTAAAGTTGGCACGATAGAGCTTGCTGAGTGTTTGATGAGAACGGTTATGGAAGCTGCAATTCGCATGCCAAACCGCTAACAAAGATCGTCTCTAGTCAGAGACAGGTCGATTCGTCTTCTATGAGCTTCTGTCGCCCAGATCTTTTGCGTGAAGAGAATACTTTCGAGCGCGTCAACCGACGTATAGTGCCAAAGTTTTGCCGGTATGGGAGTGGCAAAGAACTCGGCGATAGTCTGGGCGGGCATGCTTATGATGCTACTGCCTGGCTAACCGTAACCGGCTGAAGTGTCCGTGTCAGGGGTAACAAGATGACCTACACCTCCTGAAACATCGAGCTGCTGGAAGGACAGGCAGCGTAACGTTGAAGACGGCACCATTTGGTGAGGACCTCATGAATGATGGCTCTCCGGTCAGACCTAAGGGGCGGCCAGTGAGCAGCTATTCAGGTTCAGCGCGTACTCAACTGATCCGTGTCCGTTAAGCTTAGGGGTGCGGTGGGCTCTACAAAGTGTTGAACGATATTTAGAGGGAGCAGGGAATTGACGCGACTGCTGATTGGGAAAGACGGCTTCACGCTTCCGATCGAACTGGTCACGTCGACGCAGGCGATTCTGGCCCGCAAGCGTAGCGGCAAAAGCTATACGGCGTCAGTCCAGGCTGAGGAGCTGCTTCGACACAAACAGCAAATTGCTACGATCGACCCAACGGGTGCCTGGTGGGGCTTACGATCCTCGGCTGCAGGCGATGGGCCGGGATACCCGGTCGTTGTCTTCGGCGGAGATCACGCCGATGCTCCGCTCGAACCGCATGCCGGTCGAATGCTGGCTACGGCACTCGTCGAGCACGGCTTCTCGGCGATCTTCGATGTTGGTCTTATGGTGACGGAAGACCAGATCCGGTTTACCTCTGATTTTGCGAGTGAACTACTTCGGATCAATCGGACGGCGCTTCACCTCTTCATCGACGAGGCCGACACGTTCGCTCCGCAGTTGACAGAAAACCGGGGCCAGAAGGTCTGCCTTGGCACCGTGAGCCGCTTGGTCAAACAGGGCGGAGTGCGAGGCGTTGGGGTCACCATGATTACGCAGCGGCCAGCGGACATCAATAAGAAGGTCCTCAGCCAGGTCGATATTCTCACCGTACTGAGGATGAGCCATCCCCTCGACATCAAAGCCGCGACAGATTGGATCAAGAGCGAGGTCTCTGTCGAATTTGCGGGAGAGGTAGAGAGTGCTCTGCCAAGTCTCCCGGTTGGAAGTGCCTTCTTTTGCTCAGCCTCGCTCGGCATCGGCCAACGCGTGGAAGTACGCGAGCGCGAGACGTTCAATTCCGGCGCGACACCAAAACCGGGAGAGAGACAGCAGTTGCCGAAGGTATTGGCTCCGATCGACATTGAGCAACTAGGCCGTGAGATCGCGGATTCGGCGCGACATGCTCAGGAGAACTCCCCAGAATTCCTACGCCAACGAATCGCCGATCTGGAGCGGCGAGGGAATCGCATTTTACCGGACAGCAGTATCGAACTGGCAAAGCTTCAGGCGGAGATTGGCAAGCTTAGGCCGGCGGCTGAGGCGGCCGCCGGGTACCGGATCAAACTCCATGAATCCAATGAATTCAGGAAGGACGTCCTTCAAGAGCTTCAGGCGCTGATTGCCAAGCTCGAACACCACGGAGAAGTGGAGCCGGCATCGGTTTCGGAGATGCGCACTCCACAAGAGCTTCCTTTGAAGTTCCCGCCCCGGCCTGTGATGGTTCCTCGGACGATCACGGAGGCATCTGCGGCTGACCATGCATCCGATGCGGAAAACCCTGTCTCAACTTCAGAGCAAAAGATACTTGATGCCCTGGCGAGCCTCGAGGCAGTCGGCGTCACCGCCCCCTCAAAGACTCAATTGGCCGCTTTCGCCGGGTATTCAAACCCTAAGAGCGGAGGGTTCGCCGCGCCCGTCGCGGCGCTGATCCGCAAAGGACTGGCGGGTTCGAGCGGCGGCAAGGCTACGCTGACTGCTGCCGGCCGATCGGTTGCAAACATGCCGAATCGTCCCGCGATTTTCACGGACTAAACTTTCTCAAAATCGACTCGAAACCACCCAGGTTTACGCATGACAACGCACATTATCATGCGCGATGCTGGTCTCGAGTTCT from Granulicella aggregans includes the following:
- a CDS encoding ATP-binding protein, which encodes MTRLLIGKDGFTLPIELVTSTQAILARKRSGKSYTASVQAEELLRHKQQIATIDPTGAWWGLRSSAAGDGPGYPVVVFGGDHADAPLEPHAGRMLATALVEHGFSAIFDVGLMVTEDQIRFTSDFASELLRINRTALHLFIDEADTFAPQLTENRGQKVCLGTVSRLVKQGGVRGVGVTMITQRPADINKKVLSQVDILTVLRMSHPLDIKAATDWIKSEVSVEFAGEVESALPSLPVGSAFFCSASLGIGQRVEVRERETFNSGATPKPGERQQLPKVLAPIDIEQLGREIADSARHAQENSPEFLRQRIADLERRGNRILPDSSIELAKLQAEIGKLRPAAEAAAGYRIKLHESNEFRKDVLQELQALIAKLEHHGEVEPASVSEMRTPQELPLKFPPRPVMVPRTITEASAADHASDAENPVSTSEQKILDALASLEAVGVTAPSKTQLAAFAGYSNPKSGGFAAPVAALIRKGLAGSSGGKATLTAAGRSVANMPNRPAIFTD